In Alteribacter keqinensis, a single window of DNA contains:
- a CDS encoding YheC/YheD family protein yields MMQVNVLVSLKVSDKMECKVVRDNKTSGAVTLPSLLAERINIRVNCEKRISFGIKSLPVIIKKSDDIKTVNVSGDIADTLNLPVYPIYSIEKVRDSIILGPYIGILASTRERNLKRKLMMLKSYVNQYAAYKGAILVFSMDRVNKKARRIKGYLYNPETKKWVAGNYSFPASIINRAYVSKKNLFYLESVLKGKIFNSTHFNKWQMYKMLKKFPEINNHLPETKVYKSTMDILHFTQGSSAYLKPLSGKKGKRILKIDRQDNGITISAGKGNNTKKYKFQNSEQVHRFVKKIYKRSRLIIQRNLNLDIIPGHQVDFRVVMVKDQDKHWNSLFIFGRKGARGNIVSNRSQGGKVYRGTELLMEAFNLDETEAAGFIKRMSELAILAAEKVDKSGHNMGFYGIDLGVDQNKKIWIIEMNNRSPNDNIGSKIGERKVLYNARYYNMMYARRLAGFTG; encoded by the coding sequence ATGATGCAAGTAAACGTGTTAGTATCATTGAAAGTGAGTGATAAAATGGAATGTAAAGTAGTAAGAGATAATAAAACCAGTGGAGCGGTTACGTTACCTTCTCTGTTAGCAGAGAGGATAAATATAAGAGTTAATTGTGAGAAGCGCATTAGTTTTGGAATAAAATCACTACCTGTCATCATAAAAAAATCAGATGATATAAAAACAGTTAACGTTTCAGGGGATATTGCGGATACTCTGAACCTCCCTGTGTATCCAATATATTCCATAGAAAAGGTGCGTGATAGTATTATTTTAGGACCTTATATTGGTATACTGGCTTCTACTCGTGAAAGAAACCTAAAGAGAAAATTAATGATGCTAAAGAGTTATGTTAATCAATACGCTGCATACAAAGGAGCCATTTTAGTTTTTTCAATGGATAGAGTGAATAAGAAAGCCAGGCGGATAAAAGGGTACCTTTACAATCCGGAAACAAAAAAATGGGTAGCCGGGAACTACTCATTCCCAGCCAGTATTATTAACAGAGCATATGTTTCAAAGAAAAACCTATTTTATCTGGAAAGTGTGTTGAAAGGGAAAATCTTTAATTCAACCCATTTTAATAAATGGCAGATGTATAAAATGCTGAAGAAGTTTCCGGAGATTAATAATCACCTCCCTGAAACAAAGGTTTACAAAAGTACAATGGATATCCTGCATTTTACACAAGGATCCTCAGCGTACCTAAAGCCATTATCGGGAAAAAAAGGGAAAAGGATTTTAAAAATAGACAGGCAGGATAATGGTATAACGATTTCGGCGGGAAAGGGAAATAATACAAAAAAATATAAGTTTCAGAATTCGGAGCAGGTACATCGGTTTGTTAAAAAAATTTATAAAAGAAGCCGGCTTATTATTCAACGTAACTTAAATTTAGATATTATTCCCGGGCATCAAGTCGATTTCCGCGTCGTAATGGTAAAAGATCAGGATAAACACTGGAATAGTCTGTTTATATTCGGGAGAAAAGGAGCCAGAGGGAATATTGTAAGTAACCGTTCTCAAGGAGGAAAGGTATACCGGGGTACTGAGCTGCTGATGGAGGCATTTAATCTAGATGAAACAGAGGCGGCAGGTTTTATTAAAAGAATGTCTGAACTCGCTATACTTGCGGCAGAAAAGGTTGATAAGTCAGGACACAATATGGGGTTTTACGGAATTGACCTTGGTGTTGATCAAAATAAAAAAATTTGGATAATCGAGATGAATAACCGCTCTCCCAATGATAATATAGGTTCTAAAATTGGAGAAAGAAAAGTACTGTATAATGCACGTTATTATAATATGATGTATGCTAGAAGGTTAGCCGGTTTTACTGGCTGA
- a CDS encoding sigma-54 interaction domain-containing protein gives MELQDISREELLNFLPFPSFIGDQDGRIINANDELNQLIEINQQNKLEESIEANEIKNYFEGEILHILIDGSSYLFIKKEVMDHPRKEFLYIGVQSTGVKKLVSRLKRTEELNRELDAIIDNSYDVIYITDKHGMTLKTNKAIERVTRIPKEYFVGKRVDELIKRGILKNSVTHHVLKKKRTVSFVQSNYEGKEMLITGNPVFNAKGEIEKIVTNARDLTELNELQAALSKATELNKTYKKELETLKGKKVDDGGIVLASEEVRLIYEMANRISNVDATVLILGETGVGKDVLAKYIYSNSFREKEGNFIKVNCGAIPAELLESELFGYEGGAFSGASKNGKAGMFELADKGVLFLDEIGELSLSLQVKLLRALQEQEIMRVGGTKPKKINVRVIAATNRKLKEMVQEGTFREDLYYRLNVIPIQIPPLRERRDDIVPLVNMFLNKVNKKYDLSKTMSHRLKNFFVSFKWSGNVRELSNLIERLVLVTDRQMIDIEHLPEEYLTTGDIPVPSSSSSMTLKEAVERAEKEVLASAAKEFTNTYEIADKLETSQPTIVRKMKKYNIKTGK, from the coding sequence GTGGAACTACAGGATATTAGTCGCGAGGAACTTTTAAATTTTTTACCCTTTCCATCGTTCATTGGTGATCAGGACGGTCGGATTATTAATGCGAATGACGAACTGAACCAACTGATCGAGATCAACCAACAAAACAAACTTGAAGAAAGCATCGAAGCAAATGAGATAAAGAATTATTTCGAAGGGGAGATCCTGCATATTCTGATTGACGGGTCTTCATACCTTTTTATTAAAAAAGAGGTGATGGACCACCCGCGTAAAGAGTTTTTGTATATCGGCGTGCAGTCAACGGGGGTAAAAAAACTTGTGAGTCGTCTGAAGAGGACGGAGGAGCTGAACAGAGAGTTGGACGCGATTATCGACAACTCGTATGACGTGATTTATATTACGGACAAACACGGCATGACCCTTAAAACGAATAAAGCGATCGAACGGGTCACAAGAATACCTAAAGAGTACTTCGTTGGTAAGCGTGTCGACGAATTGATCAAGAGAGGCATATTGAAAAACTCGGTTACTCATCATGTACTAAAGAAAAAAAGAACGGTCTCTTTTGTCCAATCCAACTACGAAGGCAAAGAGATGCTCATAACGGGGAATCCGGTCTTTAACGCCAAAGGGGAAATCGAAAAAATCGTAACAAACGCCAGAGACTTAACGGAGCTCAATGAGCTTCAAGCGGCTCTCAGTAAAGCGACGGAGCTTAACAAGACGTATAAAAAAGAGCTGGAAACGTTGAAAGGAAAAAAAGTAGATGACGGTGGCATCGTTTTGGCGAGTGAAGAAGTAAGACTCATATACGAGATGGCCAACCGGATCTCGAATGTGGATGCTACGGTTCTGATTTTAGGAGAGACGGGTGTAGGGAAAGACGTACTCGCCAAATACATTTACAGCAACAGTTTCAGAGAAAAAGAAGGGAATTTCATTAAAGTCAACTGCGGTGCGATTCCTGCGGAGCTACTCGAGTCCGAGTTGTTCGGCTATGAAGGAGGCGCGTTTTCAGGGGCTAGTAAAAACGGAAAAGCAGGAATGTTTGAACTGGCGGATAAAGGTGTTTTGTTCTTGGACGAAATTGGCGAACTCTCTTTGTCACTCCAAGTGAAGTTGTTGCGAGCATTGCAAGAACAAGAGATTATGCGGGTAGGGGGAACGAAGCCCAAGAAAATAAATGTTCGAGTGATCGCCGCTACAAACCGTAAATTAAAAGAGATGGTACAAGAAGGAACGTTCCGAGAAGATCTGTATTACCGTCTCAATGTGATACCGATTCAAATTCCTCCGTTAAGAGAGCGAAGAGACGACATTGTCCCATTAGTGAACATGTTCTTGAATAAAGTGAACAAAAAATATGATTTATCAAAGACGATGAGTCATCGATTGAAAAACTTCTTTGTTTCCTTTAAATGGAGTGGGAATGTAAGAGAGCTGTCCAATTTGATTGAGAGATTGGTGCTCGTCACGGACAGGCAGATGATCGATATTGAACACCTCCCGGAAGAATACTTGACCACAGGTGATATCCCGGTCCCGAGCAGTTCATCGTCAATGACCCTAAAAGAAGCAGTCGAACGTGCTGAAAAAGAGGTGCTGGCGTCAGCGGCAAAAGAATTTACGAACACGTATGAAATAGCAGATAAGCTGGAAACGAGTCAGCCGACGATCGTAAGGAAAATGAAGAAGTATAACATCAAAACAGGCAAATAA
- a CDS encoding long-chain-fatty-acid--CoA ligase: MSHQVSEDAGAIPRSLNVPEDSLYHMLKRTVKTNEKRIAVIFDEEKVTYGELFDQVNRLADSWRKLGMKKGEMLGLMLPNQTDYIVCFYAAQALGMTVVQINPNYTPRELVQIIHSAKIKRIVVSKTNLDTVLHVHGLQAIETIIVSDAPDKSEDTEELFSLERQINEGGSVSHDTQIDVKEDVAVIQYTGGTTGQMKGAMLTHYNLVANVEQSFTMYGSNMEQGKEVFLVATPLYHVYAMTAGMNLGIRIGATILLMRKFEIQRALEWIKTYRPTYFPGVPGMYTAFVMHPEVEKYGLDCLKFCSSGSAPLPVEIIKRFEALTGAVIGEGFGMSEASPTTHRNPAEGVRKIGSVGLPLPGTESRIVDDDNQELPPKCVGELIIKGPQIMKGYLNNEADTGNSLRNGWLYTGDLAMMDEDGYFYIVGRKKEMILIGGFNVYPREIENVLYEHQDVKEVAVVGIPHEEKGEVIKAFIVLREGATADVEELKGFCYRNLTRYKVPKDFEIRDALPKNTVGKLLKRSLVEEEIGNQKKERDE, encoded by the coding sequence ATGTCACATCAAGTGAGTGAGGACGCAGGTGCCATTCCAAGAAGCCTGAACGTGCCTGAAGACTCCCTTTACCACATGCTGAAAAGAACGGTAAAGACGAACGAGAAGAGAATAGCTGTAATCTTTGACGAAGAAAAGGTTACATATGGTGAGCTTTTCGATCAGGTTAATCGATTGGCCGATTCCTGGAGAAAGCTCGGAATGAAAAAAGGAGAGATGCTCGGTCTTATGCTGCCTAACCAGACCGATTATATTGTCTGTTTTTATGCAGCACAGGCTTTGGGGATGACTGTCGTGCAGATCAACCCGAATTATACACCTAGAGAGCTTGTCCAAATCATTCATAGCGCCAAAATCAAGCGTATTGTCGTTTCAAAAACAAACCTGGATACCGTTCTTCATGTTCATGGTCTTCAAGCGATCGAAACCATCATTGTCTCTGATGCGCCGGACAAAAGCGAAGATACCGAGGAGCTCTTCAGTTTGGAGAGGCAAATCAATGAAGGGGGAAGCGTCTCTCATGATACACAGATCGATGTAAAAGAAGATGTGGCCGTGATTCAATACACCGGTGGCACAACAGGTCAGATGAAAGGCGCGATGCTCACTCATTACAACCTGGTAGCAAATGTGGAGCAGAGCTTTACGATGTATGGAAGCAACATGGAACAAGGGAAAGAAGTGTTCCTGGTGGCAACCCCTCTCTACCATGTATATGCCATGACAGCCGGGATGAATTTGGGGATCCGGATCGGCGCGACGATCTTGCTCATGAGGAAGTTTGAGATTCAAAGAGCTTTGGAATGGATCAAGACTTACAGACCGACTTATTTTCCCGGTGTTCCCGGTATGTACACGGCCTTCGTCATGCATCCGGAAGTGGAAAAGTACGGACTTGATTGTTTGAAGTTTTGCTCTAGCGGGTCGGCACCGCTCCCGGTTGAGATCATTAAACGGTTTGAAGCGTTAACAGGTGCTGTGATTGGTGAAGGGTTTGGTATGTCTGAAGCGTCACCTACGACTCACCGTAACCCTGCTGAAGGGGTCAGAAAAATTGGAAGTGTCGGTCTGCCGTTACCTGGCACAGAAAGCAGAATTGTAGATGATGACAATCAGGAACTGCCACCGAAATGCGTTGGTGAATTGATTATTAAAGGTCCCCAGATTATGAAGGGATACTTGAACAACGAAGCCGACACGGGGAATTCGTTACGAAATGGATGGCTTTATACGGGAGATTTGGCCATGATGGACGAAGATGGCTATTTTTACATTGTCGGTCGGAAAAAAGAAATGATTTTAATTGGCGGGTTTAACGTGTATCCAAGGGAAATCGAAAATGTGTTATACGAACACCAAGATGTGAAGGAAGTTGCTGTTGTAGGAATACCTCACGAAGAGAAAGGGGAAGTCATCAAAGCCTTTATCGTGTTGCGGGAAGGGGCCACTGCCGATGTGGAAGAATTGAAAGGGTTCTGTTACAGAAACCTGACTCGGTATAAAGTACCGAAAGACTTCGAGATCAGAGATGCCCTTCCAAAGAACACGGTAGGAAAGTTGTTAAAGAGGTCATTGGTCGAAGAAGAAATTGGCAATCAAAAAAAGGAGCGTGATGAATGA
- a CDS encoding enoyl-CoA hydratase/isomerase family protein codes for MMFSNIEVIKDDRVAFITINREEVRNALNKETLGEISAALKELNDDSSVGCVVFTGKGEKSFAAGADIAQLKEKSTIDVFKAGGMQEVYDEIEAYDKPTIAMINGFALGGGCELAMACDIRVASTNAKMGLPELNLAIIPGAGGTQRLVRIVGKGKALELILTGKIIGAEEAERIGLVSSIAEPDQLLETVMVTAHQMLSKGPLALKLAKIAVHAGSEADMKTGLLIEKLAQGILFSSEDKDEGTQAFLEKRKANFVGK; via the coding sequence ATGATGTTTTCAAATATCGAAGTAATCAAAGACGATCGGGTAGCGTTTATTACAATCAACCGGGAAGAAGTGCGAAACGCCTTGAATAAAGAAACGTTAGGAGAAATTTCTGCTGCGTTAAAAGAATTAAACGATGATAGCTCTGTTGGTTGCGTGGTGTTTACCGGAAAAGGGGAAAAGTCGTTTGCTGCCGGGGCAGACATTGCTCAATTAAAGGAGAAATCAACGATAGACGTGTTCAAAGCCGGCGGAATGCAGGAAGTGTACGATGAAATTGAAGCGTATGATAAGCCGACGATTGCCATGATTAATGGATTTGCTTTGGGTGGCGGCTGTGAACTTGCCATGGCTTGTGACATCAGAGTGGCATCAACCAATGCCAAGATGGGTTTGCCGGAGTTAAACTTGGCGATCATCCCCGGTGCAGGTGGAACACAACGTTTAGTACGCATTGTGGGGAAAGGAAAAGCCCTTGAACTTATTTTGACTGGGAAGATTATCGGCGCAGAAGAAGCGGAACGAATTGGCCTTGTATCTTCAATCGCCGAGCCGGATCAACTGTTGGAGACTGTCATGGTCACTGCGCATCAGATGCTTTCTAAAGGACCACTAGCGTTAAAACTGGCGAAGATTGCCGTGCACGCCGGTTCTGAAGCAGATATGAAAACAGGCCTTCTCATTGAAAAGCTGGCACAAGGAATCTTATTCTCATCTGAGGACAAGGACGAAGGCACGCAAGCTTTTCTCGAAAAAAGAAAAGCCAACTTTGTCGGAAAGTAA
- the fabG gene encoding 3-oxoacyl-ACP reductase FabG, giving the protein MGRLEGKVALVTGGCKGIGRAIVNRFLSEGARVCVADYDNDAGKFEDGSKDGPLVFKADVRKRDEIQSVCDKIVATYGQIDILVNNAGIIRDHLLYKMRTSDWDDVMDVHLKGAFFCSQVVQEYMVKERYGRIINLSSTSALGNKGQANYATAKAGIQGFTKTLALELGKYGITANAIAPGFIETDMTKQTANRLGIDFETLIEASKARIPVGRTGKGEDIANAAVFFAEESSSFVNGQVLYVAGGPKA; this is encoded by the coding sequence GTGGGACGATTAGAAGGTAAAGTGGCACTCGTTACCGGGGGATGTAAAGGCATCGGTCGAGCGATTGTGAATCGATTTCTTTCTGAGGGAGCCCGAGTATGCGTGGCAGACTATGACAATGACGCTGGCAAATTTGAAGATGGATCGAAAGACGGTCCGCTTGTTTTTAAGGCTGATGTTCGTAAACGAGACGAGATCCAAAGCGTGTGTGACAAGATTGTAGCTACCTACGGGCAGATTGATATTTTAGTGAATAACGCGGGCATCATTCGAGATCATTTGCTCTATAAAATGAGAACGAGCGATTGGGACGATGTGATGGACGTCCATTTAAAAGGAGCCTTCTTTTGCAGCCAAGTGGTTCAAGAATATATGGTCAAAGAACGATACGGACGTATTATTAATCTCTCCTCTACCTCTGCCCTCGGCAATAAAGGACAGGCCAATTATGCTACGGCTAAAGCCGGTATCCAAGGGTTTACAAAGACGTTGGCACTGGAGTTGGGCAAATACGGGATTACGGCAAACGCCATTGCCCCGGGATTTATAGAAACGGATATGACCAAACAAACCGCTAACCGATTAGGAATCGACTTTGAGACTTTGATCGAGGCAAGCAAAGCACGCATTCCTGTAGGTCGAACGGGAAAAGGAGAAGACATTGCGAATGCTGCCGTCTTCTTCGCCGAAGAATCCTCTTCATTTGTAAACGGCCAAGTCCTTTATGTAGCGGGAGGACCAAAAGCATAA
- a CDS encoding acyl-CoA dehydrogenase family protein, whose translation MDFSLTEDIDFLRKGVRKFVKEEVEPVAMEIEQSNEIPEIVKEKSKELGLFGISIPEEYGGLGLDMIGKCAIYEELGKTHNGYTTLIGAHTGIGSVGIVELGTEEQKQRYLPKMATGEWIGAFALTEPSAGSNAANLKTRAEKKGDKYILNGSKHYITNAVDGHVFTVMAVTDPTKGAKGITSFIVEKDFPGFQLGAVEEKMGLRGSHSAELFFENMEVPKENVLGEEGQGYVNALKILANGRAGLAARNLGSCVKLLEHCMEYVFERKQFGKPLFDQQAIQHMLADISVQIETLRSLTYRVAWMTDQKQRVVREAAIAKLYGSEVYNKVADLAVQIHGGVGYMKDYPIERYFRDARITKIYEGTSEIQRNIIAGELKRQAGK comes from the coding sequence ATGGACTTTTCATTAACGGAAGATATAGACTTTTTGCGTAAAGGCGTCCGAAAGTTTGTAAAAGAGGAAGTCGAGCCGGTGGCAATGGAAATCGAACAATCAAATGAAATCCCTGAAATCGTAAAAGAGAAGTCGAAAGAATTAGGTTTGTTTGGTATCAGTATCCCTGAAGAATACGGCGGACTCGGGCTCGACATGATCGGAAAATGTGCCATATACGAAGAACTGGGAAAAACACATAACGGATACACCACCTTGATTGGCGCCCATACCGGTATTGGCTCGGTTGGGATCGTAGAGCTCGGAACAGAAGAACAAAAACAGAGGTATTTACCGAAGATGGCGACGGGAGAATGGATTGGAGCGTTTGCCCTGACGGAGCCCAGTGCAGGATCGAATGCGGCCAACTTAAAAACGAGAGCAGAGAAAAAAGGGGACAAGTACATCCTTAACGGCTCAAAACATTACATTACCAATGCGGTGGATGGTCACGTATTTACGGTGATGGCGGTTACCGATCCAACAAAAGGGGCAAAAGGAATTACGTCCTTTATCGTTGAAAAAGATTTTCCTGGTTTTCAGCTTGGTGCGGTCGAAGAAAAGATGGGGTTAAGAGGCTCTCATTCAGCCGAGTTGTTTTTTGAAAACATGGAAGTGCCAAAAGAAAATGTGCTCGGAGAAGAAGGGCAAGGGTACGTGAATGCCCTGAAGATCTTGGCAAATGGTCGAGCGGGTCTGGCTGCAAGGAATCTCGGTTCTTGCGTAAAGCTTCTTGAACATTGCATGGAGTATGTATTCGAACGAAAACAGTTCGGAAAGCCTTTATTCGACCAGCAAGCCATTCAACATATGTTAGCAGATATTAGCGTTCAAATTGAAACCCTTCGTTCGTTAACGTACAGAGTGGCTTGGATGACCGATCAAAAGCAGCGGGTTGTAAGAGAGGCAGCCATTGCAAAGCTATACGGGTCCGAAGTCTACAATAAGGTGGCCGACCTGGCTGTTCAGATTCACGGAGGGGTCGGTTACATGAAAGATTATCCGATCGAACGTTATTTCCGAGATGCGAGAATTACGAAGATCTACGAAGGTACATCTGAAATTCAACGAAACATCATTGCGGGAGAATTAAAAAGACAGGCCGGAAAATAA
- a CDS encoding electron transfer flavoprotein subunit beta/FixA family protein, producing MNIFVLMKRTFDTEEQIVVSDDKVDESGAEFIINPYDEYAIEEAILLKDEHGGDVTVVTVGDEEAEKELRTALAMGADKGVLIDREEVEELDQAGIALILSTYLSEQEYDLILCGNVAVDGGSGQVGPRVAERLGIAQVTTATKITIEERKATIRRDVEGDEEEVEVELPVLVTAQQGLNEPRYPSLPGIMKAKKKPLEVVDLEDLELDEDHLELKTRNVEVFLPPKKEAGEMIDGEPAEQVKKLISALKI from the coding sequence ATGAATATTTTTGTACTAATGAAACGAACGTTCGATACAGAAGAACAAATCGTAGTGAGTGACGATAAAGTCGACGAGTCCGGAGCAGAATTTATCATCAATCCGTACGACGAATATGCGATTGAAGAAGCGATTTTACTTAAGGACGAGCATGGGGGAGACGTGACTGTTGTCACGGTAGGGGATGAAGAAGCGGAAAAAGAGCTACGTACAGCGTTAGCCATGGGGGCGGACAAAGGAGTGCTCATTGATCGAGAAGAAGTCGAGGAGCTGGATCAGGCGGGCATTGCCCTTATCTTATCTACCTATTTGTCCGAACAAGAATATGATCTGATCCTTTGCGGGAACGTGGCAGTCGATGGGGGAAGTGGTCAAGTGGGACCCAGAGTGGCGGAACGTTTAGGAATTGCACAAGTCACGACCGCCACGAAGATCACGATCGAGGAAAGAAAAGCAACGATTCGTCGAGATGTTGAAGGAGATGAAGAAGAGGTCGAAGTGGAGCTTCCGGTTTTGGTTACAGCTCAGCAAGGGTTGAATGAACCTCGTTACCCGTCCCTTCCGGGAATTATGAAGGCGAAAAAGAAGCCTCTTGAGGTGGTTGACTTGGAGGACCTTGAGCTTGATGAAGATCACTTGGAATTGAAAACGAGGAATGTGGAAGTGTTCCTTCCACCTAAGAAAGAAGCCGGGGAAATGATTGACGGAGAGCCTGCTGAACAGGTGAAAAAGTTGATTTCGGCTTTGAAGATTTAA
- a CDS encoding electron transfer flavoprotein subunit alpha/FixB family protein, which produces MGKKVIVIGEIRNGDVRGVSFEAVSAGVDVANGGEVVAVVLGEDVNSLAEPFISYGADRVIAVNHPELKLYTTDAYQQALLQVIDEEKPDAILMGHTSIGKDLSPRLAMKLGLGLISDAVAVEVMGEEVLFTRPIYSGKAFEKEKHVGGSVFATIRPNNIEAKERDEARTGAVKTIEVVLKDLRTVIKEVVQKATAGVDLSEANVIVAGGRGVKNKDGFRPLQELADHLGGAVGASRGACDADYCDYALQIGQTGKVVTPDLYFAVGISGAIQHLAGMSNAKTIVAINKDPDAPIFEVADYGIVGDLFEIVPLLLGELKKVEVRS; this is translated from the coding sequence ATGGGGAAAAAAGTAATTGTAATTGGAGAAATTCGTAACGGTGACGTGCGCGGGGTTTCGTTTGAAGCTGTATCAGCAGGAGTGGACGTAGCCAACGGGGGCGAGGTCGTTGCAGTCGTATTGGGAGAAGACGTGAATTCATTAGCCGAACCTTTTATTTCATATGGAGCTGATCGGGTGATTGCAGTGAACCACCCCGAACTGAAATTATATACGACCGATGCGTATCAACAAGCGCTTTTACAAGTGATTGACGAAGAGAAGCCGGACGCGATCTTAATGGGACACACGTCCATTGGAAAAGACCTTTCGCCTCGTTTGGCTATGAAGCTTGGTTTAGGCCTCATATCCGATGCTGTGGCGGTGGAAGTGATGGGGGAAGAAGTGCTGTTTACTCGCCCGATCTATTCCGGTAAAGCATTTGAAAAAGAAAAGCATGTTGGCGGTAGCGTGTTTGCTACAATCCGTCCGAACAATATCGAGGCTAAAGAGCGCGATGAAGCCAGAACAGGGGCGGTTAAAACTATTGAGGTGGTGTTGAAGGACTTACGAACGGTGATTAAAGAAGTTGTACAAAAAGCAACGGCAGGGGTAGACTTATCTGAAGCGAACGTCATTGTGGCAGGAGGTCGCGGTGTGAAAAATAAAGATGGGTTTCGTCCGTTACAAGAACTTGCAGACCATTTGGGAGGAGCGGTAGGTGCTTCTCGTGGAGCCTGTGATGCGGATTATTGCGATTACGCGTTGCAGATCGGTCAAACGGGAAAGGTCGTTACCCCCGATTTGTACTTTGCGGTCGGGATTTCAGGAGCGATCCAACATTTAGCCGGGATGTCGAACGCGAAAACGATTGTGGCCATTAACAAAGATCCGGACGCACCGATTTTCGAAGTGGCCGACTACGGAATCGTAGGCGACTTGTTCGAAATTGTGCCGCTATTGTTAGGCGAACTCAAGAAAGTGGAAGTCCGGTCGTAA
- the lhgO gene encoding L-2-hydroxyglutarate oxidase yields the protein MYDFIIVGGGIVGLSTSMALYKKYPTAKVLLIEKEKELATHQTGHNSGVIHSGIYYKPGSFKARFAREGSLSMTAFCQEHGIEHDICGKVIVATKKEEMPRLKALYQRSVENQLNTSMIDKGELKEIEPHVNGVAAIHVPGAGIVNYKQVSLTFAKIAQEQGCDILLDTKVMKINEGKDAVTVETNRGSYQSNYIVNCAGLQSDRVANLSGYVTDVKIVPFRGEYYKLKPEKRTLVKHLIYPVPNPDFPFLGVHFTRMIGGEVEAGPNAVLSFKREGYKKTDFSIRDLTEVLTNRGFWKLAGKYMGEGMGEMKRSISKSSFTKSLQQLIPEIKPEDLIKAPAGVRAQALKDDGQLVDDFYVIKGNRTIHVCNAPSPAATASIEIGKSIVNQMNVHIEKTTAVLTP from the coding sequence ATGTACGACTTTATCATCGTTGGAGGCGGCATTGTCGGACTATCGACGAGCATGGCACTTTACAAGAAGTACCCAACTGCAAAAGTATTGCTGATCGAAAAAGAAAAAGAGCTGGCAACCCATCAAACGGGTCATAATAGCGGTGTAATTCATTCGGGCATATATTACAAGCCGGGAAGTTTCAAGGCTCGCTTTGCACGGGAAGGCAGTTTGTCCATGACAGCCTTTTGCCAAGAGCATGGCATTGAACACGACATTTGCGGCAAAGTTATCGTAGCAACGAAAAAAGAAGAGATGCCACGGCTTAAAGCCCTGTATCAACGAAGCGTTGAAAATCAATTGAACACAAGTATGATCGATAAAGGAGAGCTAAAAGAGATTGAACCTCATGTAAATGGAGTGGCTGCTATTCACGTACCTGGAGCCGGTATTGTCAATTACAAACAGGTGAGCCTGACATTTGCGAAAATTGCCCAGGAACAAGGTTGTGACATTCTTCTCGACACGAAAGTAATGAAAATAAATGAAGGGAAAGACGCTGTAACCGTTGAAACTAATCGAGGGAGCTATCAATCTAATTACATCGTAAATTGTGCAGGTTTACAAAGTGATCGTGTTGCGAACCTTTCCGGATATGTGACCGATGTGAAGATTGTCCCGTTTAGGGGAGAGTATTATAAGCTCAAACCGGAAAAACGAACTCTCGTCAAGCATTTGATTTACCCAGTACCTAACCCGGACTTTCCCTTTTTAGGGGTTCACTTTACCCGAATGATCGGAGGAGAAGTGGAAGCAGGACCGAATGCGGTTTTGAGTTTTAAGCGAGAAGGGTATAAAAAAACAGACTTCTCCATAAGGGATCTCACGGAAGTACTTACGAATCGAGGCTTTTGGAAGCTTGCCGGCAAGTACATGGGTGAAGGCATGGGCGAAATGAAGAGATCCATAAGTAAATCAAGTTTTACGAAAAGCCTTCAACAGCTCATTCCCGAGATTAAACCGGAAGACTTAATCAAAGCTCCGGCCGGTGTGCGAGCTCAAGCCTTAAAGGATGACGGTCAGTTAGTCGACGACTTCTATGTGATTAAAGGAAACCGCACGATCCATGTATGTAACGCACCTTCACCTGCTGCGACAGCTTCGATTGAGATTGGTAAATCGATTGTAAACCAAATGAATGTTCATATTGAAAAAACGACAGCCGTCCTCACGCCTTGA